The Stratiformator vulcanicus genome has a segment encoding these proteins:
- a CDS encoding cyclic nucleotide-binding domain-containing protein, whose product MALDLNPTTGDEILQYTVEGQLVSLEPADEQMINQFVSVTIDGRAITVPRVQIARDANAEPIRDAAGNAQYRYTTIYDAANEAYSKLHEQNPIHVLCHREHMEPAAVCRVCMVEVRSEGRSEGSLAPACHRLVDDKTDIFTAKTSDKVKSVVGMVTELLSSDQPDPREHLNPTRESDITQELSSIAREVGVGVPRFGRSSANRGQDRSSSMIDVDHSACILCDRCVRACQTVVKNDIISRTGRGYAAKISFDLNDPMGQSNCVSCGECAISCPTDALSFKEGSKHQLPDYAEDISFVELRKSFPLVRDLPPRLLQFNERAFWRRSLKKGDTVFEEGEHGSTAFLIESGRFEVKRRERGKTESKPESFFGLFNSFKTVVRDSQGENSGGVGEAVAGHDENGRTILDEKDLLFGEMTCLSNYPRSATVVALDDDCSVIEIRRNLLQALKRNLKTRRILDERFRRSAISSFLGQIDILRPLKNDGQKFNEITEYLRDRVQLIEVNPGQTIYQQGGPADSVDLVRIGFVKVSTTTANGEEFVRSYVGPNSCIGELACISGFPDAGEEIKQLLPEAVRGRRTATCTAVDHVELLRIPADKFAELYRSNSDFREQIDKVAIKRLQADDTVNFNPESMGLGEFLEQGLQNARSLLVLDLHKCTRCDECVRACADAHEGVTRLIRDGMRFDKFLVASSCRACLDPTCMVGCPVDAIHRGDSGEMKIENWCIGCGECADNCPYGNINMHEVKANATTALGWLRGGGSSRDAPIQGRDGKAELQVRATICDLCQSPGGRSADDTSENVDNTLIKKLKKREPACVYACPHDAAHRMRGSELLEEIRKDRGIAALEIQ is encoded by the coding sequence ATGGCTCTCGATTTAAACCCCACGACCGGGGATGAGATTCTTCAATATACGGTCGAGGGCCAGCTCGTCTCGCTTGAACCGGCCGACGAGCAGATGATCAATCAGTTCGTCTCCGTGACGATCGACGGTCGCGCGATCACCGTGCCGCGGGTGCAGATCGCGCGCGATGCCAACGCCGAACCGATCCGGGATGCCGCCGGGAATGCGCAGTATCGCTACACCACAATTTACGACGCGGCAAACGAGGCCTATTCGAAGCTGCACGAGCAAAATCCGATTCATGTGCTGTGCCATCGCGAGCATATGGAGCCGGCCGCGGTCTGCCGCGTGTGCATGGTTGAGGTTCGGTCCGAGGGAAGGTCGGAAGGATCGCTCGCACCGGCATGTCACCGGCTGGTCGACGACAAGACCGACATCTTCACGGCGAAAACCAGCGACAAAGTGAAGTCGGTCGTCGGCATGGTGACTGAGTTGCTTTCGTCCGACCAACCGGATCCCCGAGAGCATCTGAATCCAACCCGCGAGTCCGACATTACGCAGGAACTGTCGAGTATCGCCCGTGAGGTCGGCGTAGGCGTCCCTCGGTTCGGTCGCAGTTCAGCGAATCGCGGGCAGGACCGCTCCTCCTCAATGATCGATGTCGACCACTCGGCGTGCATCTTGTGCGACCGATGCGTCCGGGCCTGCCAGACAGTCGTGAAGAACGATATTATTTCCCGGACGGGAAGGGGCTACGCCGCCAAAATATCGTTTGATTTGAATGATCCGATGGGTCAATCAAATTGCGTCTCGTGCGGCGAGTGCGCGATCAGTTGCCCCACCGATGCGCTGTCCTTTAAGGAAGGTTCTAAGCATCAACTTCCGGATTACGCCGAGGACATCTCGTTTGTCGAACTGCGGAAGAGCTTTCCGCTCGTCCGCGACCTTCCTCCACGCCTATTGCAGTTTAATGAACGGGCATTTTGGCGACGAAGCCTAAAGAAAGGTGATACTGTCTTCGAAGAGGGTGAGCATGGTTCAACTGCGTTTTTAATCGAATCAGGGCGATTCGAGGTCAAGCGACGTGAACGTGGCAAGACCGAATCAAAGCCCGAAAGTTTTTTCGGTTTATTCAACAGTTTTAAGACGGTCGTACGCGATTCCCAAGGCGAGAATTCGGGCGGTGTCGGCGAGGCGGTCGCTGGCCACGATGAGAATGGTCGCACGATTCTCGATGAAAAAGACCTGCTCTTCGGTGAAATGACCTGCCTGAGCAATTACCCCCGTTCGGCCACCGTCGTCGCTCTTGACGACGATTGCTCGGTGATCGAGATCCGGCGAAACTTGCTTCAAGCATTGAAGCGAAACCTGAAGACGCGACGCATTCTCGATGAACGCTTCCGCCGCAGCGCGATTAGCAGCTTCCTCGGGCAAATTGATATCCTTCGGCCGTTGAAGAATGACGGCCAGAAATTCAATGAGATTACAGAATATCTGCGCGATCGAGTTCAACTCATCGAGGTCAACCCCGGCCAAACGATTTACCAGCAAGGCGGCCCAGCCGATTCGGTCGATCTGGTCCGGATCGGATTCGTCAAGGTGTCAACGACGACCGCAAACGGGGAAGAGTTCGTCCGCAGTTACGTCGGACCGAACAGTTGCATTGGCGAACTGGCCTGCATCAGCGGATTTCCGGACGCCGGCGAGGAGATTAAGCAGCTCTTACCTGAGGCCGTCCGAGGTCGACGCACCGCAACTTGCACCGCGGTTGATCATGTCGAACTACTACGAATACCGGCCGACAAGTTTGCCGAGTTATATCGCTCCAACTCCGATTTCCGGGAACAGATCGACAAGGTCGCGATTAAGCGGTTGCAGGCGGACGACACCGTCAATTTTAACCCTGAATCGATGGGGCTCGGTGAGTTCCTCGAACAGGGCCTGCAAAATGCGCGCAGCTTGCTCGTTCTCGATCTTCATAAATGCACGCGCTGCGATGAGTGCGTCCGCGCGTGCGCGGATGCTCACGAAGGAGTTACGCGCTTAATTCGCGATGGGATGAGATTCGACAAGTTTCTCGTCGCCAGTTCCTGCAGAGCCTGTCTCGACCCGACCTGCATGGTGGGTTGCCCCGTCGACGCGATTCACCGCGGCGATAGTGGCGAGATGAAAATCGAAAACTGGTGCATCGGTTGCGGGGAGTGCGCGGATAATTGCCCTTACGGCAATATCAACATGCATGAGGTCAAAGCCAACGCCACGACGGCGCTCGGTTGGCTCCGTGGCGGGGGCAGTTCACGCGATGCTCCGATCCAAGGCCGCGACGGCAAAGCCGAACTTCAGGTTCGGGCGACCATCTGTGACCTGTGCCAGTCCCCGGGCGGTCGATCGGCAGACGATACCAGTGAAAACGTCGACAACACTTTGATCAAGAAGCTTAAAAAGCGAGAGCCGGCTTGTGTTTACGCCTGCCCGCATGATGCCGCCCATCGTATGAGGGGGTCCGAATTGCTTGAGGAAATCCGTAAAGACCGGGGGATCGCCGCTCTCGAAATTCAGTGA
- a CDS encoding preprotein translocase subunit SecA produces MLDFIRRTSDAVCLTAAGRIARRAKSFAARASSWSADRLLEESRELKAEATAGAPSASLIVPAFGLVCEASRRVTGLSHRRPQFVGGAELAKGRILEMDTGEGKTLTALLPTYVFALTGKGCHVVTANDYLSSRDAEHARKIFELLGLTVGFLEPDSEFDDRKAAYLCDVTFGTEKEFGFDYLRDQLRIADARAKGIRPEVVQRGQHFAILDEADSILIDQARTPLVIAVPRAEQRRDDRLARWAWAAACELDPQADFENSNRSREVRLTRNGLSKVVSRVKPTALEELRFERLVRQVESSVEARRHVERDRDYVVLDGRIEIIDESTGRILTGRRWRNGLHQAIEVKERLDPSPDDGTAAEITVQSYFRKYEFLAGLTGTARDVAGEIRLVFNRDVVRVPPFLPCQRKRHPTIVTRTIAEKFTAIVRETARVSEAGRSVLIGTGTVEDSERLSAEFERDGIAHELLHARHDAREAEIVAQAGQAGQITVATNMAGRGTDIRLAPQVKNAGGLHVIIATFHRSRRYDRQLVGRAARQGDPGSYRIILSREEIELARNKEPGLTVRRFANLQRALERRDRKSRAELLKSEETRFEAAEDLGLDPVLEWPTAA; encoded by the coding sequence ATGCTCGATTTCATTCGCCGAACAAGTGACGCGGTATGCCTCACCGCCGCGGGCCGGATTGCGCGACGTGCGAAATCGTTTGCGGCGCGGGCCAGTTCATGGTCAGCCGATCGTTTGCTCGAAGAAAGCCGGGAATTGAAGGCGGAAGCGACCGCCGGAGCGCCGAGCGCATCGCTCATCGTGCCGGCCTTCGGTCTCGTATGCGAAGCATCGCGCCGCGTGACCGGTTTGTCTCATCGGCGTCCGCAATTTGTCGGGGGGGCGGAATTGGCGAAGGGCCGAATCCTTGAAATGGATACGGGGGAAGGCAAGACGCTCACTGCTTTGTTGCCGACGTACGTGTTCGCACTCACCGGCAAAGGTTGTCACGTCGTCACGGCGAACGACTATCTCTCCTCGCGCGATGCCGAACACGCTCGAAAAATCTTCGAACTACTCGGGTTGACGGTCGGCTTTCTCGAACCCGATTCCGAATTCGATGATCGCAAAGCGGCCTATTTGTGCGACGTCACGTTTGGCACTGAAAAGGAATTCGGATTCGACTACCTGCGTGACCAATTGCGAATCGCCGACGCCCGCGCAAAGGGCATTAGGCCGGAAGTCGTGCAGCGTGGTCAGCACTTTGCAATCCTCGACGAGGCCGACAGCATCCTGATTGATCAGGCACGTACACCTCTTGTGATCGCCGTTCCGCGGGCGGAGCAACGTCGTGACGACCGTCTTGCCCGCTGGGCCTGGGCTGCGGCCTGCGAACTCGATCCGCAAGCTGACTTCGAAAACTCGAATCGCTCGCGTGAAGTTCGGCTAACTCGCAACGGGCTTTCAAAGGTCGTGTCGCGGGTCAAGCCGACCGCATTGGAAGAACTTCGTTTTGAACGGCTTGTTCGGCAGGTGGAAAGCTCTGTCGAAGCCCGCCGCCATGTCGAACGCGATCGCGACTACGTCGTGCTCGACGGGCGGATCGAGATCATCGATGAGTCGACCGGTCGCATTCTGACGGGGCGTCGTTGGCGGAACGGGCTGCACCAAGCGATCGAAGTAAAAGAACGGCTCGACCCGAGTCCGGACGATGGAACCGCCGCAGAAATCACCGTTCAGTCGTACTTCCGAAAATATGAGTTTCTCGCGGGGCTGACAGGAACGGCCCGCGATGTCGCCGGCGAAATTCGGCTAGTCTTCAACAGAGACGTCGTGAGGGTGCCTCCGTTTCTGCCGTGTCAGCGCAAGAGGCATCCAACGATAGTGACGCGAACTATTGCGGAGAAATTTACCGCGATCGTCCGCGAAACCGCTCGCGTGAGCGAAGCCGGTCGATCTGTGCTGATCGGGACGGGCACGGTCGAAGATTCGGAAAGGCTGTCGGCCGAATTTGAACGCGACGGAATCGCCCACGAGCTTCTGCACGCCCGCCATGACGCCCGTGAAGCGGAGATCGTGGCGCAGGCCGGTCAGGCCGGACAAATCACAGTGGCCACCAACATGGCCGGTCGCGGGACCGACATCCGCCTCGCACCGCAAGTGAAAAACGCCGGCGGTCTGCACGTGATTATCGCCACTTTTCACCGCTCGCGCCGCTACGACCGGCAACTCGTCGGTCGCGCGGCCAGACAGGGCGACCCGGGCAGCTATCGCATCATCCTCTCTCGTGAGGAGATCGAACTGGCGCGAAACAAGGAACCGGGGCTGACGGTGCGTAGGTTCGCGAACTTGCAACGAGCCCTCGAACGTCGTGACCGCAAGAGTCGTGCGGAGTTACTGAAGTCCGAAGAGACACGTTTCGAAGCGGCCGAGGATCTCGGCCTCGATCCCGTTCTTGAATGGCCGACCGCGGCGTGA
- a CDS encoding efflux RND transporter periplasmic adaptor subunit, which yields MDHRVYSIVSLIVGNMRPHIVCSAVLATYFVGAIASAEGGSLVIDRCRIEPWRTTTLSSAVNGVLQTIDVEEGDTVQAGSVLARLDAKAVRASLTYLAKQAENDIDLRFARKAAELAEAEYLAARELNKEFAGARPEFDLKKLRLAAERSILQIEQAEHARHLAQLRVRELELTLADYSIVAPRRGLVTKVENRAGEFARSGNAIIEIAELDRVEVTGDVPAAVRYRLAVGTPVRFTVTGDVGDGPLRNRVFAGTLSLIGSRVEPVSQTVTIRAVVDNADGLLLPGLDGRMIVDEQPFANRRAARRR from the coding sequence GTGGATCATCGAGTTTATTCAATCGTTTCCTTAATCGTCGGCAATATGCGACCTCACATCGTTTGCAGTGCAGTGCTCGCGACTTATTTCGTTGGGGCGATCGCTTCCGCTGAGGGAGGTTCGCTGGTCATTGATCGCTGTCGTATCGAACCATGGCGAACGACGACGCTGTCTTCTGCGGTCAACGGAGTGCTCCAGACGATCGACGTCGAAGAGGGCGACACCGTTCAAGCCGGAAGTGTCCTCGCCCGGCTCGACGCCAAAGCGGTGCGGGCCTCGCTGACGTACCTGGCCAAACAGGCCGAAAACGATATCGATCTACGCTTCGCTCGCAAGGCCGCCGAACTGGCCGAAGCGGAGTACCTCGCCGCGCGCGAACTCAACAAAGAGTTTGCTGGGGCGCGGCCGGAGTTCGATCTCAAAAAACTTCGTCTTGCCGCCGAACGCTCCATTCTGCAAATCGAACAGGCTGAGCACGCCCGACATCTGGCGCAGCTCAGGGTGAGAGAACTCGAACTGACACTGGCCGACTACTCGATCGTGGCCCCGCGTCGCGGTCTGGTCACCAAAGTTGAGAACCGTGCCGGCGAATTCGCCCGGTCGGGTAATGCGATCATCGAAATTGCCGAACTCGACCGCGTCGAGGTCACCGGCGACGTCCCCGCGGCGGTCCGCTACCGGCTTGCCGTCGGGACGCCGGTCCGGTTCACCGTGACGGGAGACGTCGGTGATGGTCCCCTTCGTAACCGTGTTTTCGCCGGGACGTTGAGCCTGATTGGTTCGCGCGTCGAACCGGTCTCGCAAACGGTGACGATTCGAGCCGTGGTCGATAATGCCGACGGGCTCCTGCTTCCCGGATTGGACGGACGAATGATCGTTGACGAACAGCCGTTCGCCAATCGCCGGGCAGCCCGGCGGCGTTAA
- a CDS encoding HlyD family efflux transporter periplasmic adaptor subunit: MQTESEIRPFSERLGDAARDDFVRLADDASDARRFFADLLPRLTELLGGRAAGVWIGEGGNLGLLADYQLAQVQIGQDVRVTRGAEACVRSALGKTLPSNRTLTLPGGEPLDLLLIPFSPDRSLPGVLKIAGPAGSLTLADDSDRSAAEEIGTLIERFFDRAAEAARSTDPSWVTAQFAPFCEQLHATLNAKTVCRVAVDEGRHLLNCDRLMIVRRRGGRWRVSAVSGQGTISRRSPLVKQVEKLAQVIGRRTEPLRYRGNLDDFPKQPGRLLAQYVDAHDVRLLDLIPLIPEEPKGDGPKRRRRKPRAILMCENFRSNAPSTEYEHWGAECTGQIATALTNAERFERLRRIAPLESLGAAVESLCSRRIAIVALVISLVLGAGKVASLVPVPDRVRCSGNLWPTVRRSVFAPAEGEVVALHVGEGARVTPGMPLIQLESDLLKTREVKLKGTISEKELLAHALEISATSDTNLDQQRRIELKSDLAALHVELIGLRQQLELVQESQAELSIVAPIRGVIVERDLSRRLLGKPVGIGETFLTVADDQGDWKVEADLPERRWRKFDDANSRGDVTIRYRFADGSGEWAEAQFVSYATGAERADLGQVIKIDAELELKDQKLPPIGSAVEVEIDCGQVDLLSFLFEDAIAFARRTLWL; the protein is encoded by the coding sequence ATGCAAACCGAGAGCGAAATTCGACCATTTTCCGAACGCCTCGGCGATGCCGCGCGCGATGATTTCGTCCGTCTGGCCGACGATGCCTCCGACGCGCGACGTTTCTTCGCAGACCTCTTGCCGCGTCTGACCGAGCTGTTGGGCGGCCGCGCGGCCGGCGTCTGGATCGGAGAAGGGGGCAATCTCGGATTGCTCGCCGACTATCAACTCGCGCAGGTGCAGATCGGACAGGATGTCCGCGTTACCCGCGGGGCCGAAGCCTGCGTGCGTTCCGCACTGGGCAAAACCCTGCCGTCTAATCGTACTCTGACGCTGCCGGGCGGCGAACCTCTCGACTTGCTGCTGATTCCGTTCTCGCCGGATCGGTCCTTGCCGGGCGTACTGAAAATTGCCGGGCCGGCAGGTTCGCTCACGCTCGCAGACGACTCCGATCGGTCGGCTGCGGAAGAGATCGGCACACTGATCGAGCGATTCTTCGACCGCGCTGCCGAGGCGGCCCGGTCGACCGATCCCAGTTGGGTGACCGCTCAATTCGCCCCCTTTTGCGAACAGTTGCACGCGACGCTCAACGCGAAAACCGTGTGCCGTGTCGCCGTCGATGAAGGCCGTCATCTACTCAATTGCGATCGTTTGATGATCGTGCGACGGCGCGGGGGTCGTTGGCGCGTTAGCGCGGTCTCCGGTCAGGGCACAATCAGTCGACGCTCGCCGTTGGTGAAACAAGTTGAAAAACTGGCGCAGGTGATTGGTCGCCGGACAGAGCCGCTGCGCTACCGGGGTAATCTCGACGACTTCCCCAAACAGCCGGGGCGTTTGTTGGCCCAGTATGTTGATGCTCACGACGTCCGCCTCCTGGATTTAATTCCGCTCATACCTGAAGAACCGAAGGGTGATGGCCCCAAGCGCCGGCGGAGAAAGCCGCGGGCAATTCTCATGTGCGAGAATTTTCGCTCCAATGCCCCTTCGACCGAATACGAACACTGGGGCGCCGAATGCACCGGTCAAATTGCGACCGCTTTAACGAACGCCGAGCGTTTCGAACGCCTTCGACGAATCGCTCCTTTGGAATCGCTCGGCGCGGCGGTCGAGAGTCTGTGTTCTCGCCGCATCGCGATCGTCGCGCTGGTCATCTCATTGGTGCTCGGGGCGGGTAAGGTCGCTTCGCTGGTGCCGGTGCCCGATCGTGTCCGCTGTTCCGGAAATCTGTGGCCGACTGTCCGGCGCTCGGTCTTCGCCCCGGCAGAAGGTGAGGTTGTTGCCCTTCATGTTGGTGAGGGTGCCCGCGTTACGCCGGGAATGCCATTAATCCAACTCGAAAGCGACCTGCTGAAGACACGGGAAGTAAAGCTGAAAGGAACGATCAGCGAGAAAGAACTGTTGGCTCATGCGCTCGAAATCTCAGCGACCTCGGACACCAACCTCGATCAGCAGCGGCGAATCGAATTAAAGAGCGACTTGGCAGCGCTGCACGTCGAACTAATCGGTTTGCGACAGCAACTCGAACTCGTTCAAGAGTCGCAGGCTGAGTTGTCGATTGTGGCACCAATTCGAGGTGTGATCGTCGAGCGAGACCTGTCGCGGCGACTTCTCGGCAAGCCGGTCGGCATCGGCGAAACATTCCTGACGGTCGCCGATGATCAAGGCGATTGGAAAGTGGAAGCCGACTTACCGGAGCGACGTTGGCGAAAATTTGATGACGCGAATAGCCGTGGAGACGTCACCATTCGATATCGCTTCGCGGATGGTTCCGGCGAGTGGGCAGAGGCGCAATTCGTAAGCTATGCGACTGGTGCAGAAAGAGCCGACCTCGGTCAGGTCATTAAGATCGATGCGGAACTCGAACTAAAAGATCAAAAGCTGCCGCCGATCGGCTCTGCGGTCGAAGTGGAAATTGATTGTGGCCAAGTCGACCTGTTAAGTTTTCTGTTCGAAGACGCGATTGCCTTCGCCCGGCGGACGCTCTGGCTGTGA
- a CDS encoding NADH-ubiquinone oxidoreductase-F iron-sulfur binding region domain-containing protein, whose protein sequence is MPTVQRTLFDMLDEIEQRCGWLPKEELRTLALQRGMPLYRLQEVASFYNSYHLEKPADVEVRVCRDMACHMRGSAQLRGAVERHFGDDESRVKVVGASCLGRCDQPVAFGIGHHFYQATNPDQCISNIEAALKGNAEQDDLYEGPIPPEWKIDPYQGEETYEALKDFISNKDDLSGQQELVLKSLEESKLVGKGGPGARTGKKWRTVGSQKQDVRYVVCNGDESEPGTFKDRELFSKAPHLVIEGVLIAGLTLGARECWIYVRHEYPQQIETLRKAITRAREMGVCGRNILGSRLDCDIDVFVSPGNYICGEQTALIEAMELKRPEPRQRPPNLEIKGLFQKPTLVNNVETFAWIPAILRKGPQWYLDQGANGCTGRRFISVSGDVEKPGVHEVPLGCTVGDMLELCGGIAGGRAMQAVGLSGPSGGFLPPRLSRRVLPSGFQDKYMSKDEDHFDILKLPVDNNFFRRTLEGRFAVGAAIIFVGEQTDMYSLIKNATEFYRNESCGKCVPCRVGGQKLVEISDGIREGKAPDSNLFEALQQTMREASICGLGQVASVPIASFLEFFPEYTSEDGAKDMMMRTVQPRDL, encoded by the coding sequence ATGCCGACGGTTCAACGAACGCTTTTCGATATGCTCGACGAGATCGAGCAGCGGTGCGGCTGGTTGCCGAAAGAAGAACTCAGAACGCTGGCGTTACAGCGAGGAATGCCGCTGTACCGTCTTCAGGAGGTGGCGAGTTTTTACAATTCGTACCATCTCGAAAAACCCGCCGACGTCGAGGTGCGGGTGTGCCGCGACATGGCGTGCCACATGCGAGGTTCGGCGCAATTGAGGGGAGCGGTCGAGCGGCACTTCGGCGACGATGAAAGTCGGGTGAAAGTCGTTGGTGCGTCCTGCCTGGGGCGCTGCGATCAACCGGTCGCCTTTGGTATCGGCCACCACTTTTATCAAGCCACCAATCCGGACCAGTGCATCAGCAATATAGAAGCCGCTCTGAAAGGAAATGCTGAACAGGACGATCTCTACGAAGGTCCGATTCCGCCCGAGTGGAAGATTGATCCGTATCAGGGAGAGGAAACTTACGAGGCACTTAAGGATTTCATCTCAAATAAAGATGACTTGAGCGGCCAGCAGGAATTGGTCCTGAAATCACTCGAAGAGTCAAAGCTGGTCGGCAAGGGTGGCCCCGGTGCACGGACAGGGAAGAAATGGCGGACCGTCGGGTCGCAAAAACAAGATGTTCGCTATGTCGTTTGCAATGGCGATGAAAGCGAACCGGGTACGTTTAAAGATCGCGAACTCTTTTCCAAAGCACCGCACTTGGTGATTGAAGGAGTTCTCATTGCGGGCTTAACTTTGGGTGCCCGAGAGTGCTGGATTTACGTTCGTCACGAATACCCGCAGCAAATCGAAACGTTGCGAAAGGCGATCACCCGGGCACGCGAAATGGGTGTTTGCGGCCGAAACATTCTCGGTTCCAGGCTCGATTGCGATATCGACGTATTTGTAAGCCCCGGCAATTATATTTGCGGTGAGCAGACTGCTCTGATCGAAGCGATGGAATTGAAACGCCCGGAACCGAGGCAGCGGCCACCGAACCTCGAAATCAAGGGGCTATTTCAAAAGCCGACATTGGTTAACAACGTCGAGACATTCGCTTGGATCCCCGCAATCTTAAGAAAAGGGCCGCAGTGGTATCTTGACCAAGGCGCTAACGGCTGCACCGGCCGGCGATTCATCTCGGTCAGCGGCGACGTCGAAAAACCGGGCGTGCATGAAGTCCCTCTGGGTTGCACCGTCGGCGACATGCTTGAGTTGTGCGGCGGGATCGCGGGGGGCCGGGCGATGCAAGCGGTCGGCTTATCGGGACCTTCCGGAGGATTCCTGCCGCCTCGCCTTTCGCGTCGCGTGCTCCCGTCCGGCTTTCAAGACAAATACATGTCGAAAGATGAAGATCATTTCGACATCTTGAAATTGCCAGTCGATAATAATTTCTTCCGAAGAACACTCGAAGGTCGCTTTGCCGTTGGAGCCGCCATCATTTTTGTCGGCGAGCAAACCGACATGTATTCACTTATTAAAAATGCGACCGAGTTCTATCGCAACGAATCGTGCGGCAAGTGCGTGCCGTGCCGAGTCGGCGGACAGAAACTTGTCGAAATCAGCGACGGCATTCGAGAAGGCAAGGCCCCTGACTCGAATTTATTTGAAGCCTTACAGCAGACGATGCGAGAGGCCTCGATTTGCGGTCTCGGGCAGGTCGCCTCAGTACCCATCGCGTCGTTCCTGGAGTTCTTCCCGGAATACACCAGCGAAGACGGTGCAAAAGATATGATGATGCGAACCGTCCAGCCAAGGGATCTATAA
- a CDS encoding multiheme c-type cytochrome → MNQKISQIGLALAVVILVGFDGLALAQERVVSAERTNRYLGVPSCSAVACHGSDVAADGIIAHSFRIWNNDPHAGAFRVLYGDRSQKIWTNYRATLPDAELQPKYAYESRACIVCHADPPGTSIPKSQLAVTGSDLQTRMSYGVGCESCHGPARDWISAHATSAWQNPSIWTADRKEAAGFQNTEDLVTRARMCASCHVGDDSREVNHDLIAAGHPRLFFELASYHERYPAHWDRSKDQRKYVDRSEFEGSLSRGDIARASTLKAELWRIGQLVSAESTARLTAHRAGNPDAPWPEFSEYNCYSCHQDLLNPEGSLLKPGSTGQPQWGTWSGVLATELPLASDETIALRSELADKMSSFVVRRGTGAEVGRLADEYATMLETAASQPLAKAEIAALMDHLSQDETLNRLASGDPNWELTAQLYLAAAALRTGPTLYTPEQWIASRDSLRSARSILAFRTPSIYLGSRRQATSPVSFRPRDAEIVLENLRSAAPAPLGDPEVIRRRSPPGPTL, encoded by the coding sequence GTGAATCAAAAAATATCTCAAATCGGTCTCGCGCTCGCGGTCGTCATCTTGGTCGGCTTCGACGGGCTCGCCTTGGCTCAGGAACGTGTGGTATCGGCGGAGCGGACCAACCGCTATCTCGGCGTGCCTTCCTGTTCGGCGGTCGCATGTCACGGTAGCGACGTCGCCGCGGACGGCATCATCGCGCACAGCTTTCGCATCTGGAACAACGACCCTCATGCGGGGGCCTTTCGAGTGCTGTATGGCGATCGCTCGCAGAAGATCTGGACGAACTACCGGGCGACACTGCCGGATGCTGAACTCCAGCCGAAATACGCTTACGAATCGCGGGCGTGCATCGTGTGTCACGCCGACCCGCCGGGGACGTCGATTCCGAAAAGCCAGTTGGCGGTGACCGGGTCCGACCTGCAGACGAGGATGTCTTACGGTGTCGGCTGCGAGTCGTGCCACGGACCGGCCCGGGACTGGATTTCGGCACACGCGACCTCCGCCTGGCAAAACCCTTCCATTTGGACTGCCGATCGCAAAGAAGCTGCGGGATTTCAGAATACCGAAGATCTCGTCACGCGAGCCCGAATGTGTGCCTCATGTCATGTCGGCGATGACAGCCGCGAAGTGAATCACGATCTGATCGCCGCCGGTCACCCCCGGCTGTTCTTCGAACTCGCCTCGTACCATGAGCGATATCCGGCACACTGGGACCGTAGCAAAGACCAACGGAAGTACGTCGATCGCTCGGAATTTGAAGGATCGCTGTCGCGCGGCGACATTGCCCGCGCTTCGACGTTGAAAGCCGAGTTGTGGCGGATCGGACAGCTCGTGTCCGCCGAGTCAACCGCCCGGTTGACGGCCCATCGGGCCGGCAACCCCGACGCACCTTGGCCGGAATTCAGCGAATACAACTGCTACTCATGCCACCAAGACCTGCTCAATCCCGAGGGCAGCTTGCTCAAACCGGGCAGCACCGGTCAGCCGCAATGGGGAACGTGGAGCGGCGTACTCGCCACCGAACTGCCATTGGCATCCGACGAGACGATAGCGCTCCGGTCCGAATTGGCCGACAAGATGAGCAGTTTCGTAGTGCGACGAGGGACCGGGGCCGAGGTCGGTCGTCTGGCTGATGAATACGCTACGATGCTGGAGACCGCCGCATCGCAGCCGTTAGCAAAGGCCGAAATTGCGGCCCTGATGGACCATCTCTCGCAGGATGAAACGCTCAACCGGCTCGCGAGCGGCGATCCGAACTGGGAACTGACGGCGCAGCTCTATCTGGCAGCCGCAGCTCTGCGGACAGGCCCGACGCTCTACACACCCGAGCAATGGATCGCTTCTCGAGATTCTTTGCGATCGGCCCGATCGATTCTCGCGTTCCGGACTCCGTCGATTTACCTTGGGAGTCGTCGACAGGCCACCAGTCCGGTGTCCTTCCGGCCACGCGATGCCGAGATCGTGCTTGAGAATCTTCGAAGTGCGGCACCGGCGCCGCTTGGTGATCCCGAAGTCATCCGGCGGCGTTCGCCTCCGGGGCCGACGTTGTAG